A stretch of DNA from Persephonella sp.:
TGTGTTTCAGTTTTTTTGCCTTTTCAAGATCGTCATAACCTTTGAATTTTATAAGACCTTTCTTTTTTGAGTAGCTTTCAACCTCAAGGGGAATGAAGTTTCCTTCTCTGTCTTTTATGTGTATGACTGGAGGAAGTTTGAAATTTGGAGGGAATATCTCTATTTTTAGGTCTCCTCTCACGCCGTGAGTTCCGTGTATCTTTCCGGCAATGACCATCTCCTCTTTAACGGTCACTGTTACTCACCTCTTCTTGTGGCTATATTTATCTCTTCAACCCCTGATTTTTTTGCTATATCCATAAGATGAACAACCTTTCCGTATTCAACCCTTCTGTCTGCTACAACAACAAGGGCTTTTGTTTTTCTTTCTGTTAAAAATTTTGTTATCTCCTCATCTGTGGATTTTTTTCTTCCTATATAGTAGTTCCCATCTTTGTCAACAAATATCTTCACAGGCTCAACAGATGTTTTTTCTGCTGTTGCTTTTGGAAGCTCTACATTTATTGATGATATTGGTGCTAAGGTGCTTACTATACCTAAAAAGAGTATAATGATAAAAGCTATATCTACAAGGGCTGTCATATCTACAACGAAGCCCCGATCTTCTACCTTAAGATACTTTCTGAAGTTCATCTTTCTGACCTTCTTGTTTTATTTCTGTAAGCTGATAAACAAGTTCTGTAGCAAGGTTCTCAAGCTGTGAAACAACAAATGACAGTTTTGATCTGAAATACCAGTAGGCTGCAAGAGATGGTATGGCTATTGAAAGACCAAATGCTGTTGTTATGAGAGCCTGAGATATTCCTGATGATAACACCTCAGGATTAGATAAACCTTCAACAGACAGGGCTTCAAAAACCTGTATCATACCGGTAACCGTTCCAAGAAAACCAAGAAGAGGAGCAATGGCAGCTATCGCTCCTATGGCATTCACATAGCCTTCTAATTTTGGTATCTCTGCCCTTGCTATCTCTTCAGCAACTGTTTTAAGCTGATCCTGTGTTTTCCTCCCTTTTATGTATGCCTCAAGTAGTCCTGCTATCATTGCTGTTGCTATAGAGTTTGTGTTCTTTGCTATTGTTATCGCTTCAGGGAACCTTTTTTCCTGTATGTAGAATGAGATTTCCTCTATTTTTTTAACAGGAAATGTTTTTCTAAAAGACAGAGAATACAGCCTTTCTATAATAAATGCCACAGATAAGACACCCAAAAACAGCAAGGGATACATTAAAGGTCCACCTTTTTGAAATATCTGAATTATATATTCCATTCATATTCCTCCTTTAACTACATTCAGGAAGTCCTTTCAGGAGTTCCTGAAATTTTTCTTTAAGTTTTTGTTCAATTTCCTCATCTTTAATTGGTTTTAGCATGCATGCAGCTTCCTTTTTTTGCCCGCTTTCCTTCATTATTTCGGCTGCTTTTAATCTTGCCTTTATAACAAACTCTTTTGCCTCTGGATATAGATAAACCACATTTATAAAGTTATTCAACGCATCTTCAAGATCTCCATTTTTCTGGTGTATAACCCCAAGTAAGAAGTAGCTTTCTGCAACATGGTGGTAATCTGAACCTCCTGTAGCTTCCTCAAAATATTTTAATGCCATATCTGTATACCCCTGTTCAAGCTGTATTTTACCAAGGTAGTATGCTATATCGTTTCTATATTTTGGAAATCTTGTGTAAATATCCTCAAAGTAGTTTTTCGCTTCAAACAGATCTCCTTTTTTGTAATATAAAACGGCAAGTTTAAATCTGTTCTCATCAGTATCAGGAAGAGTTTTTAAAACAGCTATCGCTTTATCCAGATCTCCTTTCTCCTGGTATGCTTTAACAAGAAGAGATTTTGCGTTTATTGAAAACTCCCCTTTTGGAAACTTTTTGAGATAATCTTCAAGTATTTTTATTGCCTTATCCTTTTCTCCTTTCTGGTAATACAGATAGCCTAATTTATAGAATGCGTAATCTGACTCTTTCACATCTTGTTGAATTACCTGTCTGTAGATCTGCTCTGCCTTTTCAAAGTTTTTATTTTCAAGATAATGGTCCGCAAGCTGTATCTTGAGAAGGTTTACAAACGGATAGTTTGGATATTTTTTTATGAAGCTTTCTATCTGCTGGGCTATGTTTCCTGTTGAGCCTTTCATCTCAAGGACGGTAAGCTGGTATGCAGCATCTATTGCCTCAGGTGTGTTTGAGTATTTCTGTATGAACTTTCTGTATATCTGTCTTGCTTTATCTATTTCCCCAAGGTTGTAGTAACTGTCTGCCATTCTGAGAATAGCCTGTCTGCCTAATGCTGTGTCTCTATGTTTTTTGGCATAATCCCAGAACTCCTCTGCTGCTTTTTTGTAGTTTCCTTCAGAAAAGTAAGAGTATGCGTAAAGGTATCCTGCTTCTTCTCCTATCTTGTCTTTTTCTTTTGATAACTCTTTCAAGATTTCTCTTGCTTTTTCAAGGTTTTCCTGTTTCAGATATATATAGGCAAGTAAAAATCTGCTCTTTCTGTCTTTTCTGTCTTTGATTATTTTGTAAGCCTGATCAAGAATGTCCCCGTTAAATGCGGAAACAGCTTTCATGTATGGGTCTTTAAAAGCCTGAAAGGCTTTCTTATACTCTTTTTTTACAAAGAAATACCACCCTAAAAGGTCAGATGCATACTCAGGGTCAAACTGTTTGATCTTTTTTACAGTCAGCAGATATTCTTTGAACTGCTTTAGACGGAAGTATATGTCTGATAGATACTTCAGGGCTTTTTCTTTGGTTTCCTCAGTTTCAGATAGTCTTACAGTCTTTTCAAAGTATTCTTTAGCCTCAACAGGTCTTTTCATTTTCAGAAGTGAATATCCTGCGTAAAGGTTAAAAAGGGGTGTATCAATCTCTTTGAACATAAGGAAGGCATATCTGTAATTTCCTGTGTTGTAGGCTGTTATAGCTAACTTTTTCCTTAAGTAATCTATGTATATATTTCCTGCCTTTGCTGATCTTTGGAGAATCACAAAGGCTGTTTCAAAATCATTTCTGTCTGCAAGCTCTTCAGCCACTTTTATGTAAAGGTTCTGTGCAAGATTTTTATCCCTTGATTCAAGTATTCCTGCTTTTTCAAGAGCCTCCTTTATTCTGTTGTAATTAATATCAATAATTCCAAGTCCATAAATCGCATAATCTGATATTTTTTCTACAGAACCGTATCCTTCAAGGAATTTCTGGAAGTATGCTGATGCTTCAGGGTACTTTCCTAAGTTCAGATATGAAAATCCTTTCAGAAGAAGAAGATGTCTGTAGTATTCAGGTGTTTGTATCTGATTGATGATTTTCAAAGCTTTGTCAAACTTATGATTTGCAAACAGTATGTAGCCTTTCATGTATCTGCAGTAGTTTATGAAGTTTATATCAAGGTTTTCACACTTTGTATCCTTTAAAAGCTCAAAAGCCTGCTGTGGTTTATCTTGTAAGGCAAAAACTACGCTGTGCCAGAAAAGGGTGTTGTCGTCTGTGATATCAACATTTTTTAAAAGCTGTTCAGCCTTTTGGATACTGTGGAACTTGAAACTGAAAACAGCACCTATAAGACAGGAATAATCTTTTGATTTTGATGTCACATTTTGGGAGCAACCTTTGATAAATGTTTTCAATGCGTTCTTTTCTTCACCAAGATTACTGTAAACAAGTCCAAGCAAATAGTAAGCATCTGATATAAAAGGCACATCTGGATATTTTTTTATTAGTTTTTCAAGTTTTTCCTTTGCAAAGAAGTATCTGCCGTTTAAAAAGTCATCAATAGCATCTGACATAAGGGCGTTTTCTTCAGGTATTCCCAGAAATGAGGAGGGTTTTTTGAAGTTAAGCACAGGAGGTTTTACATCGTATGGAGGAATTGGTTTAACGTCCTCAACAAAAAGTTTTATCTGAAGTTTTTCCCTGATCTTTAATTTTTCAGGTGGAAGTAAAAAAGGTTTTTTCTCCTGCTTCTGGGCTATAATCTCTATGGGAAATGTTACTTCAGGAACTTTTACTTCCTGTGAAAGCACCTTAAGTGATATTAATAGTAATATTAAAACAGCCGTCCTTAACATTTACTTAACCTCTAAAACTTTCATGGCATTTGTTATGTCAGATTTAATTTGTTTTTTTAGCTGGTCTATGTCGCTGAACTTTTTTTCTTCTCTTATAAAATCTTTAAAAAATATCTTTATCTGCTGTTTTTCCGATATATCAACAGATTTTCCTATTATGTGTGCTTCTATAAAAAGGTCTTTTCCGTCAACGGTTGGTCTTGTTCCGTAATTTATAACAGCAGGATATATCTCATTGTTAAATGATACGTATCCTGAGTAAACTCCTTTTTTCAAACACAGATCCTCAGGGGGTTTTATGTTTATGGTGGGAAATCCTATTTTTTTTCCTATCTGGTTACCTTTGTGTATTTTTCCTTTTATACAGTATGTTCTGCCAAGCAGTTTTGACACATTATAAACATCTCCTCTTTTTAAAAGCTCTCTTATTTTTGTGCTGCTTATCCTCTCATTATCTATTTTTACAGGGAGAACAACCTTTACCTGAAGGTTATACTTTTTTCCTATCTCTTTTGCTGTGTTGATATCTCCCTTTCCTTTATAGCCGAACTTCCAGTCATGACCAACTATCAGCTTTCTGCATTTAAGTTCACAGGTTAAAAATCTTATGAACTCCTCAGGTGATTTTTCTGCAAAACTTTTATCAAAGTTAATCACATACACATAATCTATTTTTTGATCTTTAAGCAGGTCTAATTTTGTCTCAAGGCTTGTAATTCTACATGGAGCATTCTGGGGGTTCAGTATTTTTTTAGGGTGGGGTTCAAATGTTACAACAAGGGATTTTTTCCCTTCTTTGTCTGCTGTTTCTTTAACAAGATTTAGAATGTATGCATGACCTTTATGAAATCCGTCAAAGTTGCCTATGGTGCATACTGTTTCTTCATTTATTGGAAGATCTTTTCCTTTGATAACCTTCATTCTTCTCCATCTAAGAATTTATTTGTCGCCTCCTGTATAACAGAGTATGAAAAACCCCTGTTTTTTAAAAATTTTACTATATCGGCGTATCTTTTTTCTTTTTTGTATTTAAACCTTAGCAGGTGTAAGGCTGATTTGAGTTCTTCTTCGTAGGAAAACTCAATGTCTGTTATACCTTTTCTATACAGCTTATTTTTTATGGATAAGGGGCTTTTTCCTTTCTGTAGGTTTATCTCTTTGTATCTTTCAAGAAGTTTTTTGTCGTCAAGGAGTTTTTGCTCTTTTAGATACTCAATTGTTTTTTGTATCTCTTCTTCAGAAAATCCTTTCAAAGACAGTTTGTTTCTCAGTTCAGCCTCAAAATAATCCCTTTTTGATAAAAGCTTTAATGCGTATGATTTAGCCTTTTCCATCTATTTAGTATTTCTGGTTGTCAAGTCCGTACATTCCTGCGTCGTATTCCCCTGATGAGACACCTTTTATTTTCAGGTCAAGATCAGATGGATTTGTAGCGTAAGCGAGGGCATTTTCGTAAGAAATCCAGCCTTTGTTGTAAAGCTCAAGTATTGCCATATCAAATGTTTGCATTCCGTATTCTGTTTTTCCTTTTTCCATAAGCTCTGTTATTGTTTCAAATTTGTCAGGATCTATTATGGCATCAAACACAGCACCTGTATTAATA
This window harbors:
- a CDS encoding biopolymer transporter ExbD; this translates as MNFRKYLKVEDRGFVVDMTALVDIAFIIILFLGIVSTLAPISSINVELPKATAEKTSVEPVKIFVDKDGNYYIGRKKSTDEEITKFLTERKTKALVVVADRRVEYGKVVHLMDIAKKSGVEEINIATRRGE
- a CDS encoding MotA/TolQ/ExbB proton channel family protein, producing the protein MEYIIQIFQKGGPLMYPLLFLGVLSVAFIIERLYSLSFRKTFPVKKIEEISFYIQEKRFPEAITIAKNTNSIATAMIAGLLEAYIKGRKTQDQLKTVAEEIARAEIPKLEGYVNAIGAIAAIAPLLGFLGTVTGMIQVFEALSVEGLSNPEVLSSGISQALITTAFGLSIAIPSLAAYWYFRSKLSFVVSQLENLATELVYQLTEIKQEGQKDELQKVS
- a CDS encoding tetratricopeptide repeat protein, producing the protein MLRTAVLILLLISLKVLSQEVKVPEVTFPIEIIAQKQEKKPFLLPPEKLKIREKLQIKLFVEDVKPIPPYDVKPPVLNFKKPSSFLGIPEENALMSDAIDDFLNGRYFFAKEKLEKLIKKYPDVPFISDAYYLLGLVYSNLGEEKNALKTFIKGCSQNVTSKSKDYSCLIGAVFSFKFHSIQKAEQLLKNVDITDDNTLFWHSVVFALQDKPQQAFELLKDTKCENLDINFINYCRYMKGYILFANHKFDKALKIINQIQTPEYYRHLLLLKGFSYLNLGKYPEASAYFQKFLEGYGSVEKISDYAIYGLGIIDINYNRIKEALEKAGILESRDKNLAQNLYIKVAEELADRNDFETAFVILQRSAKAGNIYIDYLRKKLAITAYNTGNYRYAFLMFKEIDTPLFNLYAGYSLLKMKRPVEAKEYFEKTVRLSETEETKEKALKYLSDIYFRLKQFKEYLLTVKKIKQFDPEYASDLLGWYFFVKKEYKKAFQAFKDPYMKAVSAFNGDILDQAYKIIKDRKDRKSRFLLAYIYLKQENLEKAREILKELSKEKDKIGEEAGYLYAYSYFSEGNYKKAAEEFWDYAKKHRDTALGRQAILRMADSYYNLGEIDKARQIYRKFIQKYSNTPEAIDAAYQLTVLEMKGSTGNIAQQIESFIKKYPNYPFVNLLKIQLADHYLENKNFEKAEQIYRQVIQQDVKESDYAFYKLGYLYYQKGEKDKAIKILEDYLKKFPKGEFSINAKSLLVKAYQEKGDLDKAIAVLKTLPDTDENRFKLAVLYYKKGDLFEAKNYFEDIYTRFPKYRNDIAYYLGKIQLEQGYTDMALKYFEEATGGSDYHHVAESYFLLGVIHQKNGDLEDALNNFINVVYLYPEAKEFVIKARLKAAEIMKESGQKKEAACMLKPIKDEEIEQKLKEKFQELLKGLPECS
- a CDS encoding bifunctional riboflavin kinase/FAD synthetase, whose amino-acid sequence is MKVIKGKDLPINEETVCTIGNFDGFHKGHAYILNLVKETADKEGKKSLVVTFEPHPKKILNPQNAPCRITSLETKLDLLKDQKIDYVYVINFDKSFAEKSPEEFIRFLTCELKCRKLIVGHDWKFGYKGKGDINTAKEIGKKYNLQVKVVLPVKIDNERISSTKIRELLKRGDVYNVSKLLGRTYCIKGKIHKGNQIGKKIGFPTINIKPPEDLCLKKGVYSGYVSFNNEIYPAVINYGTRPTVDGKDLFIEAHIIGKSVDISEKQQIKIFFKDFIREEKKFSDIDQLKKQIKSDITNAMKVLEVK
- a CDS encoding regulatory protein RecX, whose amino-acid sequence is MEKAKSYALKLLSKRDYFEAELRNKLSLKGFSEEEIQKTIEYLKEQKLLDDKKLLERYKEINLQKGKSPLSIKNKLYRKGITDIEFSYEEELKSALHLLRFKYKKEKRYADIVKFLKNRGFSYSVIQEATNKFLDGEE